In the Candidatus Electrothrix rattekaaiensis genome, one interval contains:
- the murJ gene encoding murein biosynthesis integral membrane protein MurJ, producing the protein MTKKAEKAGTTGSSTGKIARSAGAVSVAVMCSRVLGLVREQVFAGLFGAGYAYDAFVVAFRIPNLLRDLFGEGALSAAFVTVFSDYDTNKGTEATWKLASNVLVFMVILLSIITLLGIFFAEPVVSLLAPDFDAIAGKTALTVWLTRIMFPFLVFVSLAAVVMGMLNTKGKFFVPAISSSFFNMGSIVGGTSLALLLPKFGIPAIVGMAWGTLVGGLLQLMIQLPTLRKTGFRFKPRLDLADPGLRRILWLMLPATIGLSATQINIFVNTNFAASCAEGSVSWLNYAFRMVQLPIGVFGVAFSIAAMPVLARHAAEKDLAGLRKTFASSLVMVFSLTIPATVGLILLSQPIIRLIFEHGAFTATDTLQTAQALTCYAYGLFAYSAVKIMVPVFYALNDTKYPVIASFLAVTANIIFISLTIDILTFRSIALSTSCSMGLNFLFLGTVLYRKLTGFSLYYLGQGVLKILLASMAMGLGVIGLKRLLEPLLSGGIPLQLVGVFTVIGVAALLYGVVLHLFNLPEFDEITGKIRQRIRR; encoded by the coding sequence ATGACAAAAAAAGCAGAAAAAGCAGGAACAACTGGAAGTTCGACAGGAAAGATAGCACGATCAGCCGGAGCAGTCAGTGTGGCAGTCATGTGCAGCCGGGTTCTTGGCTTGGTGCGGGAACAGGTTTTTGCTGGCTTATTCGGGGCTGGCTATGCCTATGATGCCTTTGTGGTCGCCTTCCGCATTCCCAATCTGCTCCGGGATCTCTTTGGCGAAGGAGCCCTGTCTGCCGCTTTTGTCACGGTCTTTTCCGATTATGATACCAATAAGGGCACAGAAGCAACCTGGAAGCTGGCTTCCAACGTGCTGGTCTTTATGGTGATTTTATTGAGCATCATCACCCTGCTCGGGATATTCTTTGCCGAGCCTGTTGTGAGCTTGCTGGCCCCAGACTTTGACGCTATTGCTGGCAAAACCGCTCTGACAGTCTGGCTGACCCGGATCATGTTTCCCTTTCTTGTCTTTGTGTCTTTGGCAGCCGTGGTGATGGGTATGCTCAATACTAAGGGCAAGTTTTTTGTCCCGGCGATTTCCTCATCCTTTTTCAATATGGGGTCTATTGTCGGCGGCACATCCTTGGCTCTACTCCTGCCAAAATTTGGCATTCCAGCTATTGTTGGTATGGCATGGGGCACCTTGGTCGGCGGGTTGCTCCAGTTGATGATTCAGCTGCCCACCCTCCGTAAAACAGGCTTTCGTTTTAAACCCCGTCTTGATCTGGCCGACCCCGGCCTGCGCCGGATTCTCTGGCTTATGTTGCCCGCAACTATCGGGCTGTCCGCCACCCAGATTAATATCTTTGTGAACACCAATTTTGCAGCAAGTTGCGCCGAAGGCTCGGTCTCCTGGCTTAATTACGCCTTCCGCATGGTTCAACTCCCCATTGGTGTGTTCGGGGTGGCCTTTTCCATTGCTGCTATGCCGGTGCTGGCCCGTCATGCCGCTGAAAAGGATCTGGCCGGTCTGCGTAAGACCTTTGCCTCTTCCCTGGTTATGGTCTTCAGCCTGACCATTCCGGCCACAGTTGGTCTGATCCTCCTGTCCCAACCTATCATCCGCCTTATTTTTGAACACGGTGCTTTTACCGCCACTGACACCCTACAAACGGCCCAGGCCCTGACCTGTTATGCCTACGGCCTGTTTGCCTATTCCGCAGTCAAGATCATGGTGCCGGTTTTCTATGCACTCAATGATACTAAGTACCCGGTCATCGCCTCATTTCTCGCTGTTACCGCCAATATCATCTTTATCAGCCTGACCATAGACATCCTCACCTTTCGCTCCATTGCCCTATCCACTTCCTGTTCCATGGGCTTGAACTTTCTTTTTCTCGGTACAGTATTATATCGTAAATTGACAGGCTTTTCTCTGTATTATCTGGGGCAGGGCGTGCTGAAGATCCTGCTGGCAAGCATGGCTATGGGGCTGGGCGTGATCGGCCTGAAGCGGTTGCTGGAACCTTTGCTTTCCGGTGGAATTCCACTGCAATTGGTTGGAGTGTTTACGGTGATCGGCGTTGCGGCCTTGCTCTACGGCGTTGTGCTGCATCTGTTTAACCTGCCCGAGTTTGACGAGATAACCGGCAAGATCAGGCAGCGTATCAGGAGATAG